The segment ACCATGTAGCGTCCTGCTCAAATGTTGGACAGATCCGCCAACCTTACGATAAACTTCCGCCTTCTCGTCCGTGGCCAGCCGCAGCTATTTGATTGGCCACGACAATCACATCGCGTTGAGGCACTCGCCAAACAAACGCGGATACCCGTGTAAGGGTATCGTGGCGAGGCGGTGCTAGGTGCGTGGCCGTTCGATCAAAGGGTGGACTTACCAATATGACAATGAATGACACTCAGTTACCCCCGGGAATGGCTCGATGCTCCGTGACCGGGCAAGTGCTGCCCGAAGACGAGCTCGTGACCATTCAGGGCCAACGCGTATCGGCAGAAGGAAAAGCGATCCTGCTCGACCGCCTGCGCTCCGGCGAGACAATGCCGGGCGAGTTGGAGAAGCCGACCGTCATGCGGCGGTTTGGCGCGATCTTCCTCGACGCCCTTATCATTGGCCTGCCGTTCGCGGTCATCGGGGGTGTCATGGGCGCGTCCGGAAATCTGGACCTTGTGCAGAACGGGATCCTCACGTTCATCTCCACGGCCGTGACGGTGATTTATTTCGGGGCGATGCACGCTCGGAATGGCCAGACCCTCGGCAAGATGGCGGCAAAGCTGTACGTGGTGAAGAACAGCGATGGCAGCAAGATCTCGACCGGAACCGCCTACCTGCGCTCGCTGGTCTATGGTGGCCTGAGCTTCCTCAGCGCGTTTGCCGAGATGACGGGCGCCCCCGTGATCATCGGGGTCGCAGCAATCATCGTGGGTATCTGGGGTATTGCCAACGTGCTGTTCGCGCTCTTCGATCGTGACCGCCAGCGTGCGCTGCACGACCGGATCACCGGCACGCGCGTGATCCACAAGCCGTAACGTGCGGGCAAAACGGATGACCTCGTTCACGAATCAAACCGACGCAGATGCAGACATCGCGCCCCTCGCGGGCAGTGCGCTGCCCACGGGCGCTTTGGATTCGTCGGTGCTTTGCCCCGCCTGCCGTTGGCCGTTCGTTGCGGGCATCGCCGGCCCCGTGGCCTGCGGGCACTGCAACTGGCGCGGCGAGGCGTACGAGTTTCCGGTGAAGCGCCTGCAAGTGATGACCGCCGAATCGGCGTTGCCCGAGGATTCGGTCTGCGCCCACCATCCGCGCAAGCGCGCCACGGCCGTGTGCGCCGGCACCGGCGACTACATTTGCGCGCTCTGCGCCGTCGAGATCGACGGCCAGACCTACGGCGCCGAATACCTCGCGGCCGGTGGCAAGGAAAAGGCGGCCAAGGCGTTCGACCGTACGCTCCCCCGGCCCGACAACCACGTCTACACCTACCTCATCTGCCTGTTCATCCCCTACGTGAACGTGGTGATGATCCCGTTCGCATTCATCTGGGTGCCGCACGCCGTCGTGCTCTACTTTCGAGCGCTTCGGATGCGGCGCGAGAACCCGCTCTTTGCGCGCCTGATGGGACGGGGCCGCGTGATCATGATGCCCGTGCTGCTCACGATTGTCTCGGCCCTCTGGCTGCTCGGTGTGGGCTTTGGCGCCTACGCGCTGCTGGAGAACCTTTAAGCCATGGCTGCCGACCTGCGAAGCAACACGATGTTCTCGCGCATCAGCCTCGTCGTCATGGACGACTGCCTGATTAAGCTTGAGCACGGCCGCACCGGCGACCGTGTCCGCAAGTTCACCTATGACAGCATCGAAAGCATTGTGATCTGGCGCAAGACCCCTTGGGTGCGAATCGTCGTTTGCACCACCTTCCTTGCACTGCCCGGCGCTGCCCTTCAATTCGTCGGCGATACGTTCGCCACCTACAGCGGGTTGTTCCTACTCGCGCTGGGCCTCGGGTTGGTGGCCTGGTACCTCATCTGCCGGTCGACCACCATCCGCATTATGCGCGGCGGCATTATCTACGATGTGGTCGGCATCTTCCGGCCGGGCCGTGTCCGAAAGCTGCGGGATAACGTCCTCGCCCGCATTCGTGCTGTGCAAACCAGCTGAACGTCCCACATGAGGCTCAGCCCAGGTGATGCCTCGTCGGTCGTCGACGGCCGTCCGAGTTGAGGGGGTAATGGCGGCCCGCGCGCAATACGCCGCTGCCAAGATCGATTCCATCTCGACGATGGCGGGCCGGGATGGCCGCGCAGCGCCCAAAGTGCCCATGCATGAGTTCACTTGGTAGTTTAAATCTTACGGCGTGCAAAAGGAGGGTTTGGTTCGCCCCGCCGAAGCCCGCTTAACCCACACGCAAGATGACCCCGCGTAGGTTTTAGTGTCAATCTTTCTGCGCGGGCTAAGCCATGCACTCAGCAGTCGGCTAGCATATGGGACTGCGAATTTCGTTTCGAAAACGTCTCGCTCACAACATTAGGCTCGGGACGTTCGGCAGCGTCGGCCCTGGTTGCCAGACGGGATCGATCAGCAGGACATGGCGCTCGGGCGGCTGGCCCAAACGGTTCAGGCGCAGCAGCGTGTCCAACTGCAGCACCGCTTCTGCGATAGACGTGGCGCAATGCTGAAATCCAGCGATGTCGCGATCGTCGTGGCGAAGGGATAGGGCGGCGAATGCGGCTTGGGCGGGAACACCGATGCGATGTCGTCTCAGCACGGCCAGAGCCCCCGCATCGCGCGCGATGACGACCTCAGGGCGGTAGCGAGCCACCCACTTCGCTATACGTTGCGGGAATGCTTGCGGATCCTCTACGCAAATCGGAATTCGATCGTCTTCGTCCAGCTCGCGTTGTCCGACGCAGAAGGCGCCGATCTCCTGCGGGTGCACGCGAAACGCCAGATCATCACGAAGAATCGCGCCGATCCGTCGGTAGCCCTTATGCCGCAACGTTCGCCATAATCGCAGGACGGCTTTGAAGTGGTTCGGCAACACATTGTGACACGGGAATGCCGTCATACCCGCATCGACGGCGATCGCCGCGAACTGCTGCCAGTCGAAGAGGAACGTGTCCGGGTCGTACTGGCTCGTCGTGCGGCCGATGATGATCCCATTGATGCCGCGATGGAACAGCACCTTGCTGAGCGACGCTGGGCTTTCGTGTTCGGAGATGGAGAAGATTTCGAGCGCGTACCCCATCGCCCGCGCGCGATGCTGCGCCAGTGCGATCGCGCGTTGTTCATCGGCTGGCGTTGAAGTGGATGCAGGCTGTTCCAGGATCAGCGCGATCGAGGTCAGCGAAGCCCGCTGATCCGGGCGCCAGCGGTACGAGACGAGCGATCGCAGGGACGGGTCCTGTCGATACCCCATCCGTTCCGCGGCGGCGCGGACCCGTTGCTTTGTCGCCTCAGCCGTGTTGGGGTCGTTGCACAACGCGCGACTTACGGTCGAGGGGCTCAGGCCCAGCGCGCGGGCCAGATCTTTCGTCGTAATGCGCCTGGGCTTCTCCGCCGACATCGTTTCGAGAGGGTACGGGCAAGCACGCGCGCTGCCAACTTCGATGACGTCGCGTGGGATCGTCAACCTCAACCGACGGTCTGCATATGGATGCAGTTCGACGACCAGTGAAGTTCGTTGTCCATACGTGATGCTCACAACTGGCCGCAGTGGGAATGCGGCAACGCGGCGGTGGCGCGATTGTGAACATCTCATCATTGGCGGGCAAGCGGCCCATTCACGGCCGCTGCGCCAACAACGCGAGCAAGGCGGCCGTCAACGGCCTTACCCGCAGCATGGCGCTCGAGCTGGCGCCGCACGGCATCCGCATGAACGCGATTGCTCCCGGTTACGTTCGAACCGCACGATGGGCGACGTTGAACGAAGTATCGGCGGTCCGCCGGTTGAGGAACATTCCCACCGGTGCCCCGACAGATGCCGATGAACTGGCGGCGCTGGCCATGTTTTTGGCGTCCGATCATGCCTGCTCGCTCATCGGCCAGATCATCGACCTTGACGGCGGCCTAGGCGTGCAGCAGGTTCCCCGCGACGTCGCACTATGAGCCACATCATGACCACCACTAATGAAGCCACCCCGCGACACGTAACGATCCGCATCGACGCTAAGGGGCGGCTCGGGCAACTTCACCGGTCCGAGAAGTACATCAACACGTCGCTGCGCTTCGTGCCGCCGCCCTGGCTCATGCGGCAGGCGAGCCAGACGTTCGGCCGTTTCCGCATCGCCCGGGTCTTTCTGACGCTCGATGAATTCTGGGACTACCGCGACGACACCTACCACCCGAACTATCGCATCGGCCACAACCGCTACGCCAGCGACACGACCATTCATCCGTACGATCGCGAGCGCACGAAACCGTCGGAAGTTCACTATCAGGATTACCTGGATGCCGTTGCCGCCGAGGCCGACAACTTGCTGCTATGCGTGCGACGCTACGAACATGAGGTGACCGGCGGCATCATCTGCCGAGAGAAGTACGAGCAGGTGCTGACACACGCGGTGCGGAAGAACAAGCTGCGGCACCCGAACCTTCGCTATCTCGAAGCGCTGAACGAATCAACGAACGCCCACTTCGGTGGGTTAAACGCCGAGGCGTACTACGCGTTCTACCGATCGTTCTACCGCGTGGCGAATCGTGTAAACGCCGAGCGCCTGCCCGGGCCCGCTATCGAAGTGGGCGGACCGGTAACGGACAAGAAGCGGTTCAACCTCGTCGAAGATTTCCTGAACCACTTCCGCGACGACCGCGACCCGGCCAAGCGGCTCGACTTCGTCTCCTTTCACGACTACGCCAGTGGTGATCGCCCGGCGAGGGTCGCTGAGCTTCGCAAGCAGCTCGATCGATTTCTAATCAACGCTGGCCTGCCGTTGAACCTGCAGACGTTTATGACCGAGATGGGCACGCACGAAGGAAAAGATGGCTCCAACAGCGGCATGGCCGCCGGCGTGCCGGCGCTGTTCGAGCAGGTCCGCCGCCAGCATGACATGGTGGCGTTCCCGTGGCTTTGGTCGACCCAGCACCTGACGGACGGCCGAATGACCCCGCACGGCATGCGATGACCCTGCTCTCGCTCCACCGCCGGGACGAGTTGTACGTCGAGAACGACGGAGTCAATGGCGACGGGCTCGGCGTCTATGCGCTGGCCTCCCAGGACGAGACCGGGACCTGTCTGCACGTGTGGAATTATTCGAAGCAGACGGCACGCGTGTCGATCCTGCTTCAGAATGCCCCTGCGACCACAGGCCAATCGCGCTACTACGTGTTGGACGCGCGCAACAACAACGTGCTTACCGCTCCGAACGATCCCGGCAGGCTGCGATTCACTGATGCAGCACCGTTGACGGGCAGGTCTGATCTTCGTCTCGAACTTGAGCCGTACGCCCACGCGCTGTGGCTGCAAATGGTCTCGCTGCAACCTTGACCCGTATCGAAACTCCGCTGCGCCAAAGTCACTAGTCCATTAATCCTCTCGGTGCCAAACTCGCTTCGAGAAGTTCTCTTCCAGGGGTAGATGCTACCCGACGGTGATCGCATCGAGGTTGACGCCGTTGGCGGTCATGCTCGTCAGGCGGATGACGTTGCTGCCGGCGGTCAGGTCCAGCGAGAGCGTCAGTTCCCTCCACGTGGTCCAGCTCCCGGTGCCGGTCATGGCCAGGCTGCCGTGCGCCACCACGCCGTTGACCGACACGCTGAGCGGCCGATCGCCCGCCGACCCGTTGGCGTACCGGAGCGTCACCATCGTCGGCCCCGCCGCCGTGCGGCCGACCGTCAGCTGCACGTACGAGCCGGCGCCGCCGAAGTCGGCGTAGCCGCTGCCGGCGTAGCCACCGTTGGTCGTCTGCCGCGTCACGCCGACCATCGTCGCGGACTCCGCCTGCACCGTCACCGACGGCTGAACCGGCGGCGGCGGCGTGACCGTGCCGCTGGTGATCGTCAGCGCGTCGACGTTGGCGCCCGTCGCGACGCCGGCGACGGCCCGGATGACGTTGGTGCCGGCCGCCAGCGTCGCCGCCAGCGAGCTGCTCGACCACGTCGCCCAGCCGCCGGTCGGGGCGCAGTCGACCGTGCCGACGCGGACCCCGTTGACGTAGATCGTCAGCGGGCGGCCGGTCGCGCCGCCGTTGGCGTAGCGCAGCGACAGCGTCGCGGCGCCCGCGGCCGCCCGCGTGACGGTCCACTGGGCGGCCGAGCCGTTGCCGGCGTAGTCGGCGTAGCCGCCGCCCGCGTAGCCGGCGTGCTGGGTGCCCCGGGCCGTGCCGTTGCTGAGCAGCGCGTCCTCCGCCTGCAGCGTCACGCTCGCCGGGTCGGTTGGCGGCGGCGGCGGTGGCGTGACGGGGTCGCCGTTGCTGCTGCTGGTGATCGTCAGCGCGTCGGCGTTGGCCCCGCCGGCCGACGTGCTGGCGACGAGGCGAATGGTGTTGGTGCCGGCCGCCAGCGTCGCCGTCGCCGGCAGCGAGACGGTCGACCAGGTGGCCCAGCCGCCGGTCGGGGCGCAGGCGAGCGTGCCGACCGCGACATTGTTGACGAACACCGTCAGCGGACGACTGGTCGTGCCGCCGTTGGCGTAACGCAGCGACAGGGTCGCGGCCCCGGCGGCCGCCCGCGTGACGGTCCACTGCGCGGCCGAGCCGTTGCCCGCGTAGTCGGCGTAGCCGCTGCCGGTGTAACCGGCGTGCTGGGTGGACTTGGCGGTGCCGTTGGCCAGCAGCGCGTCCTCCGCCTGCAGCGTTACCGTCGTGGTCGGTGGCGGCGGGTCGACCGACGTGACCTTCGTCACGACGAGCTGCGGCCTGTTGGCGCCGCTCTCGTCGCTGGCGAAGACCGCCGACGTCGTGCCGGCATTGGCGCCGCGTAACGCGATGGCCGCCGACTTCGCGCCGGCGGCCTTCTTGGCCCGCAGGATCGGGGCGATGTCGAACTCGTACCAATCCTGGGCCCCGACGCTCTTGGTGACGACGGCCGATCCGGTTGGCGTTGGGCGCGTCTCCCAGTTGAGGTTGAACTCGTTCCAGAACCAATCGGTGTCCGCCGCCGCGAACGCCGACACGGACATCGGCGCCTCTGCGGTTTGGCTGGTGGTCGAACCCATCGTTGCCATCTCGCCGTTCGTCATCGTCTGGCTGGCAAACGTGCCCGCCGACACCGGCGTGCCGGCCGATCCGTAGAGCCGCAGCATGGCGGTGCCGATCTGATCGGCCTGCGGCAGTGATGTCAGATCGACCTGCAGGTACGTTTCCTGCGCGCCGGTAGTAGCGGACTTGACCTGCAGCGTGCTCGCGACGCCACCGATGTTGCCCGCGCCATCTTGGGCGAACCCGTCGGCCGTTACGGCCATGGTTAGCGTGTTCGGGTCGGTCGGGGGCACGTTGATGCCAGTGTCGGACTCGTACACGCGAACGAACGTCCCGGTCCCATACCTGCCGCTGATCAGGAACAAAGCCGACCCGTTGATGGCGTCGCCGTCGGGCGTGGCGGTGAACGTCGTCGTCCGCACGGTAGAGCCGTCACCTCTCGCATAGGCGATCATCGGGTCAACGACGTTCACGTCCGGGTCTCCGCCCGGTATCTTCATGATGTTAAGCGAATCGTCTGGGTCGCGAGTTGATGGGGAAGTGTAGACGACACCTGATCCACCCTCGGAAATTCTCAGCGAACGGTGGGAGACAGGCACATTACCGTTCGAGGTCTCCGTTTGGATGACCAACCGCGGCGGGGTGGCTGACTCGCGGCTGTCT is part of the Tepidisphaeraceae bacterium genome and harbors:
- a CDS encoding RDD family protein, with amino-acid sequence MTGQVLPEDELVTIQGQRVSAEGKAILLDRLRSGETMPGELEKPTVMRRFGAIFLDALIIGLPFAVIGGVMGASGNLDLVQNGILTFISTAVTVIYFGAMHARNGQTLGKMAAKLYVVKNSDGSKISTGTAYLRSLVYGGLSFLSAFAEMTGAPVIIGVAAIIVGIWGIANVLFALFDRDRQRALHDRITGTRVIHKP
- a CDS encoding SDR family oxidoreductase; translation: MAAVGMRQRGGGAIVNISSLAGKRPIHGRCANNASKAAVNGLTRSMALELAPHGIRMNAIAPGYVRTARWATLNEVSAVRRLRNIPTGAPTDADELAALAMFLASDHACSLIGQIIDLDGGLGVQQVPRDVAL
- a CDS encoding DNRLRE domain-containing protein, with amino-acid sequence MIATAVRATVETLEDRRLLAADLPHISYEILDGQASEIGADPGVFLVSRTGATDQPLTVRVYPSGNSSYTAPDRDHTMSVRTASGTSPYIVGALTFPSGIASLELVITPLADLFTEGSERVELQITEASVGSPAYTFDTPLVRPSFMIADGAGAQSITLETTDPVGSENGDDPIEIVARRTGDLSQHTSLWLNHNYRDGFASEVDYLQLGSLYFEPGVTEKTIFIVPTSDDLVEGSEPLPLTANPVGLARLTNELVLTITDGPVVTPVVLTPVADAWVGNGTEAGQNFGSEMQLRIRDQSSGGRRDVYLRFDLSSVEIISQADLQIYGEWLGSDPGYGRFRAFVIPDAVWTESGVTYNTAPTGPLYGYSGTGMNSVNKGKRLLHFSMGTFLQKLKRLGHDDVTIHIFADLDPELNGGPVDAALDSRESATPPRLVIQTETSNGNVPVSHRSLRISEGGSGVVYTSPSTRDPDDSLNIMKIPGGDPDVNVVDPMIAYARGDGSTVRTTTFTATPDGDAINGSALFLISGRYGTGTFVRVYESDTGINVPPTDPNTLTMAVTADGFAQDGAGNIGGVASTLQVKSATTGAQETYLQVDLTSLPQADQIGTAMLRLYGSAGTPVSAGTFASQTMTNGEMATMGSTTSQTAEAPMSVSAFAAADTDWFWNEFNLNWETRPTPTGSAVVTKSVGAQDWYEFDIAPILRAKKAAGAKSAAIALRGANAGTTSAVFASDESGANRPQLVVTKVTSVDPPPPTTTVTLQAEDALLANGTAKSTQHAGYTGSGYADYAGNGSAAQWTVTRAAAGAATLSLRYANGGTTSRPLTVFVNNVAVGTLACAPTGGWATWSTVSLPATATLAAGTNTIRLVASTSAGGANADALTITSSSNGDPVTPPPPPPTDPASVTLQAEDALLSNGTARGTQHAGYAGGGYADYAGNGSAAQWTVTRAAAGAATLSLRYANGGATGRPLTIYVNGVRVGTVDCAPTGGWATWSSSSLAATLAAGTNVIRAVAGVATGANVDALTITSGTVTPPPPVQPSVTVQAESATMVGVTRQTTNGGYAGSGYADFGGAGSYVQLTVGRTAAGPTMVTLRYANGSAGDRPLSVSVNGVVAHGSLAMTGTGSWTTWRELTLSLDLTAGSNVIRLTSMTANGVNLDAITVG